A single Bosea sp. PAMC 26642 DNA region contains:
- a CDS encoding ABC transporter ATP-binding protein, translating to MNAEAMNVTGEPLRAPKGEVLLSIENISLRFGGVKAISDVSFDIRKGEVRAIIGPNGAGKTSMLNCINGFYHPQEGQITYKGQRRDRMKPHRAAAAGIARTFQNVALFKGMSTLDNIMTGRTLKMNRNFFWQALRHGPAMNEEIEHRKVVEDIIDFLQIQHIRKMPVGKLPYGLQKRVELGRALAMEPELLLLDEPMAGMNLEEKEDMCRFILDVNNQFGTTIALIEHDMGVVMDLSDRVVVLEYGRKIADGTPDEVKANQKVIDAYLGVAH from the coding sequence ATGAACGCGGAAGCCATGAACGTGACCGGCGAACCCTTGCGCGCTCCAAAGGGCGAGGTCCTGCTCTCGATCGAGAACATCAGCTTGCGCTTCGGCGGGGTGAAGGCGATCTCGGATGTTTCCTTCGACATCCGCAAGGGCGAGGTCCGCGCCATCATCGGGCCGAACGGCGCCGGCAAGACCTCGATGCTCAACTGCATCAACGGCTTCTACCATCCGCAGGAAGGCCAGATCACCTATAAGGGCCAGCGTCGCGACCGGATGAAGCCGCATCGCGCCGCCGCCGCCGGCATCGCCCGCACCTTCCAGAACGTTGCCCTGTTCAAGGGCATGTCGACGCTCGACAACATCATGACCGGCCGCACGCTGAAGATGAACCGAAATTTCTTCTGGCAGGCACTGCGCCACGGCCCGGCGATGAACGAGGAGATCGAGCATCGCAAGGTCGTCGAGGACATCATCGACTTCCTGCAGATCCAGCACATCCGCAAGATGCCCGTCGGCAAGCTGCCCTACGGCCTGCAGAAGCGGGTCGAACTCGGCCGCGCGCTCGCCATGGAGCCCGAGTTGCTGCTGCTCGACGAGCCGATGGCCGGCATGAACCTTGAGGAGAAGGAGGACATGTGCCGCTTCATCCTCGACGTGAACAACCAGTTCGGCACGACGATCGCCTTGATCGAGCACGACATGGGCGTGGTGATGGACCTCTCCGACCGCGTCGTCGTGCTCGAATACGGCCGCAAGATCGCCGACGGCACGCCCGACGAGGTCAAGGCGAACCAGAAGGTCATCGACGCCTATCTGGGGGTGGCGCACTGA
- a CDS encoding branched-chain amino acid ABC transporter permease encodes MAAAPDLLAQTVWEGLVSGVLYALIALGFVLIFKASGVFNFAQGIMVVFSALTLVGLHEMGVPAFLAIILTLGVMFVLAVTIERVVLRPLVNQPDIILFMATFGITYFLIGFGEAVFGGNPKRMITEQLYLPSGAIDLKILGGLVSLQKIDIAAAVIASVMIAALALFFQYTRIGRALRAVADSHKAALSVGISLNQIWVIVWFTAGIVALITGIMWGARSDVSFALEIVALKALPVLILGGFTSIPGAIIGGLIIGIGEKLGEFYWGPLIGGGIESWLAYFIALGFLLFRPQGLFGDKIIERI; translated from the coding sequence ATGGCCGCAGCGCCTGACCTGCTTGCCCAGACCGTCTGGGAGGGGCTCGTCTCCGGCGTGCTCTATGCCCTGATCGCGCTCGGCTTCGTGCTGATCTTCAAGGCCTCGGGCGTGTTCAACTTCGCGCAGGGCATCATGGTGGTGTTCTCGGCCCTGACGCTGGTCGGGCTCCATGAGATGGGCGTGCCGGCGTTCCTCGCAATCATCCTGACGCTCGGCGTGATGTTCGTCCTGGCTGTGACGATCGAGCGGGTCGTGCTGCGTCCGCTGGTCAACCAGCCCGACATCATCCTGTTCATGGCGACCTTCGGGATCACCTATTTCCTGATCGGTTTCGGCGAGGCCGTCTTTGGCGGCAATCCCAAGCGCATGATCACCGAGCAGCTCTATCTGCCCAGCGGCGCGATCGACCTGAAGATCCTGGGCGGACTCGTCTCGCTGCAGAAGATCGACATCGCCGCCGCCGTCATCGCCTCGGTCATGATCGCGGCGCTCGCTTTGTTCTTCCAGTACACCCGCATCGGAAGAGCCCTGCGCGCAGTGGCAGACAGCCACAAGGCGGCGCTCTCGGTCGGCATCTCGCTGAACCAGATCTGGGTCATCGTCTGGTTCACCGCCGGCATCGTCGCGCTGATCACCGGCATCATGTGGGGCGCGCGCTCCGACGTCTCCTTCGCGCTCGAGATCGTCGCGCTGAAGGCGCTGCCCGTGCTGATCCTGGGCGGCTTCACCTCGATCCCCGGCGCCATCATCGGCGGGCTCATCATCGGCATCGGCGAGAAGCTCGGCGAGTTCTACTGGGGGCCGCTGATCGGCGGCGGCATCGAGAGCTGGCTCGCCTATTTCATCGCGCTCGGCTTCCTGCTGTTCCGGCCCCAGGGCCTGTTCGGCGACAAGATCATCGAACGCATCTGA
- a CDS encoding branched-chain amino acid ABC transporter permease, which translates to MFYREAGQFKSTYSADMAVFPIWQDRVGIAVILLVAFIAIPLFASDFVIASVMIPFLVFSLAAIGLNILTGYTGLISLGTAAFMGVGAYACYKMTTFFPGVNIIVLILLSGLFSAAIGVLFGLPSLRIKGFYLAVATLAAQFFLQWAFVRVPWLFNYNASGAIEVPQRTLFGIAITGASASPETRYYVCLCLVVVLTWFASNLVHGKLGRSWMAVRDMDIAAELMGIKLLNAKLLAFAVSSFYAGVAGAMMIFLWYGGGEAADVFNIRLSFNILFMVIIGGLGSLIGSFFGAAFIASLPTILKFGLPAIGIPLAGATAEHVTFMLVGALIITFLIVEPHGLARLWQIGKQKLRTWPFPY; encoded by the coding sequence GTGTTCTACCGCGAAGCCGGCCAGTTCAAATCGACCTATTCCGCCGACATGGCGGTGTTCCCGATCTGGCAGGACCGGGTCGGGATCGCCGTTATCCTGCTTGTCGCCTTCATCGCCATCCCGCTTTTCGCCAGCGACTTTGTCATCGCGTCGGTGATGATTCCGTTCCTGGTGTTCTCGCTCGCCGCGATCGGGCTCAACATCCTGACGGGCTATACCGGCCTGATCTCGCTGGGCACCGCCGCCTTCATGGGGGTCGGCGCCTATGCCTGCTACAAGATGACGACGTTCTTCCCCGGCGTGAACATCATCGTCCTGATCCTGCTTTCGGGCCTGTTCTCGGCGGCGATCGGGGTGCTCTTCGGCCTGCCCTCCTTGCGGATCAAGGGCTTCTACCTCGCGGTGGCGACGCTGGCCGCGCAGTTCTTCCTGCAATGGGCCTTCGTGCGCGTGCCCTGGCTGTTCAACTACAACGCATCGGGCGCCATCGAAGTGCCGCAGCGCACGCTCTTCGGCATCGCCATCACCGGCGCCAGCGCTTCGCCCGAGACCCGCTACTATGTCTGCCTGTGCCTCGTCGTGGTGCTGACCTGGTTCGCCTCCAACCTCGTCCACGGCAAGCTCGGACGCTCATGGATGGCGGTGCGCGACATGGACATCGCCGCCGAACTGATGGGCATCAAGCTGCTCAACGCCAAGCTGCTCGCCTTCGCCGTGTCATCCTTCTACGCCGGCGTCGCCGGCGCGATGATGATCTTCCTCTGGTATGGCGGAGGCGAAGCAGCCGACGTGTTCAACATCCGCCTCTCCTTCAACATCCTGTTCATGGTCATCATCGGGGGCTTAGGCTCCCTGATCGGCTCCTTCTTCGGGGCGGCCTTCATCGCCAGCCTGCCGACCATCCTGAAATTCGGACTGCCGGCGATCGGCATTCCGCTGGCGGGCGCCACAGCCGAGCACGTCACCTTCATGCTCGTCGGCGCGCTGATCATCACCTTCCTGATCGTCGAGCCGCATGGGCTGGCGCGCCTCTGGCAGATCGGGAAGCAGAAACTGAGGACGTGGCCGTTCCCCTATTGA
- a CDS encoding ABC transporter substrate-binding protein, with product MKKTAMLKGAALGALLAAGAVSTPANAQDSVYFANNAYRTGPFSGSGIPIGDGMRDYITMINERDGGVGGVKIVYEECETGYDTKKSIECYEQAKSKNTIVYSPWSTGATLAAIPRAHIDKIPILSMAYGLSASADGTNFPWVFIPPFTYWDGASLMVKHMAAELGGMDKLKGKKLGLIHLDAPFGKEPIPVLENLAKKYGFELKLYPVAAADMQNQGSLWLSIRRDRPDYLYNQGWGAMNPTAVKEAIKNNFPINKLVGVWWAGGDDDARAGGPEAKGYKSLNLNAAGTNFPVIQDIQKFVVEKGKSLAPKEKVGENLYNRGVYNSMLVVEAIRNAQKLTGKKVVTGEDMRRGLESLNITEARLKEIGMEGFATPTTISCTDHSGHSKAYVAEWDGTKWTKPGEWLEPLKDEVRPLIEANAKDYTDKAGNWPKRAEPCEKSS from the coding sequence ATGAAGAAGACCGCCATGTTGAAGGGAGCCGCACTCGGCGCGCTCCTCGCCGCCGGTGCCGTCAGCACCCCGGCCAATGCCCAGGACAGCGTCTATTTCGCCAACAACGCCTATCGCACCGGCCCCTTCTCGGGCTCGGGCATCCCGATCGGTGACGGTATGCGCGACTACATCACCATGATCAACGAGCGCGACGGCGGCGTCGGCGGCGTCAAGATCGTCTATGAGGAATGCGAGACCGGCTACGACACCAAAAAGTCGATCGAGTGCTACGAGCAGGCCAAGTCGAAGAACACGATCGTCTACTCGCCCTGGTCGACCGGTGCGACGCTGGCCGCCATCCCGCGCGCCCATATCGACAAGATCCCGATCCTGTCGATGGCCTACGGCCTCTCGGCCTCGGCCGACGGCACCAACTTCCCCTGGGTCTTCATCCCGCCCTTCACCTACTGGGATGGCGCTTCGCTGATGGTGAAGCACATGGCGGCCGAACTCGGCGGCATGGACAAGCTCAAGGGCAAGAAGCTCGGCCTGATCCATCTCGATGCCCCCTTCGGCAAGGAGCCGATCCCGGTTCTCGAGAACCTCGCCAAGAAATACGGCTTCGAACTCAAGCTCTATCCCGTGGCTGCCGCCGACATGCAGAACCAGGGCTCGCTCTGGCTCTCGATCCGCCGCGACCGGCCCGACTACCTCTACAACCAGGGTTGGGGCGCGATGAACCCGACCGCGGTCAAGGAGGCGATCAAGAACAACTTCCCGATCAACAAGCTGGTCGGCGTCTGGTGGGCCGGTGGCGACGACGACGCGCGCGCCGGCGGACCGGAGGCGAAGGGCTACAAGTCGCTCAACCTGAACGCGGCGGGTACGAACTTCCCCGTCATCCAGGACATCCAGAAATTCGTCGTGGAGAAGGGCAAGAGCCTCGCGCCGAAGGAAAAGGTCGGCGAGAACCTCTACAACCGCGGCGTCTACAACTCGATGCTCGTCGTCGAGGCGATCCGCAACGCCCAGAAGCTGACGGGCAAGAAGGTCGTCACGGGCGAGGACATGCGCCGCGGCCTGGAGAGCCTCAACATCACCGAGGCCCGCCTGAAGGAAATCGGCATGGAAGGCTTCGCCACGCCGACCACGATCTCCTGCACCGACCATTCCGGCCACAGCAAGGCCTATGTCGCGGAGTGGGACGGCACCAAATGGACCAAGCCCGGCGAGTGGCTGGAGCCCCTCAAGGACGAGGTCCGGCCTCTGATCGAGGCCAACGCCAAGGACTACACCGACAAGGCCGGCAACTGGCCCAAGCGCGCCGAGCCCTGCGAGAAGTCGTCCTGA
- a CDS encoding ABC transporter ATP-binding protein, producing the protein MSTTTLDQPTAAATTTDNILSLNNIEVIYDHVILVLKGVSLHVPRRGIVAILGANGAGKTTTLKAISNLLKAERGEVTKGSIVFEGERVDRMSPSELVRRGCIQVMEGRHCFGHLSIEENLLTGAFTRRDGNAAIKRDLEKIYELFPRLKQRRSSQAGYTSGGEQQMCAVGRAMMSKPKMILLDEPSMGLAPQIVEEIFEIVRRLNDDEGVSFLVAEQNTNMALRYATYGYIMETGRIVMDGQASMLRENEDVKEFYLGVAEGNKKSFREVKSYKRRKRWLS; encoded by the coding sequence ATGTCCACCACCACACTTGACCAGCCGACCGCCGCCGCCACAACCACCGACAACATCCTCTCGCTGAACAACATCGAGGTGATCTACGATCACGTCATCCTCGTGCTGAAGGGGGTGTCGCTGCATGTGCCGCGCAGGGGCATCGTCGCGATCCTCGGCGCCAACGGGGCCGGCAAGACGACGACGCTGAAGGCGATCTCGAACCTGCTCAAGGCCGAGCGCGGCGAGGTCACGAAAGGTTCGATCGTGTTCGAGGGCGAGCGCGTCGACCGCATGTCGCCCAGCGAGTTGGTCCGCCGCGGCTGCATCCAGGTGATGGAGGGTCGGCACTGCTTCGGCCATCTCTCGATCGAAGAAAACCTGCTGACCGGCGCCTTCACCCGCCGCGACGGCAACGCCGCGATCAAGCGCGACCTGGAGAAGATTTACGAGCTCTTCCCCCGCCTGAAGCAGCGCCGTTCCTCGCAGGCCGGCTACACCTCGGGCGGCGAGCAGCAGATGTGTGCCGTCGGCCGCGCCATGATGTCCAAGCCGAAGATGATCCTGCTCGACGAGCCCTCGATGGGGCTGGCGCCGCAGATCGTCGAGGAAATCTTCGAGATCGTTCGCCGGCTCAACGACGACGAGGGCGTCTCCTTCCTCGTTGCCGAGCAGAACACCAACATGGCCCTGCGTTATGCCACCTACGGCTACATCATGGAGACCGGCCGCATCGTCATGGACGGGCAGGCGAGCATGCTGCGCGAGAACGAGGACGTGAAGGAATTCTATCTCGGTGTCGCGGAGGGCAACAAGAAGTCGTTCCGCGAGGTCAAGAGCTACAAGCGCCGCAAGCGCTGGCTGTCGTGA
- a CDS encoding phenylacetate--CoA ligase family protein — protein sequence MTEHHDDLETRSPEAREADLFARLPGVLAAALRAPAYAAHLKDIDPAQITDRNALSTLPILRKADLPALQKLSPPFGGFVAAPLGSFGRLFTSPGPIFEPEGTSSDPWGAARGLHAAGFRRGDVVLNTFGYHLTPGGFIMDSAARALGCAVIPAGPGNTEQQMEVIAAYQPGCYAGTPDFLKILIEAAQSRGIDISCIKRAVVSGAAFPPSLQAWVRDHGIDAYQLYATADVGVIAYETSARDGMVLNENLIVEIVRPGTGNPVEQGEVGEIVVTNLDPHHPQIRLAVGDLTAVIAGASTCGRTNTRIKGWMGRADQTAKIKGMFVRPEQVAEIAKRHAEIAKLRLVVGRADEVDTMTLRAEIYAEPAGLIDAVSLSLQQVTKLKGTVEVLPLGALPNDGKVIADERPVG from the coding sequence ATGACCGAGCACCACGACGATCTCGAAACCCGCTCGCCCGAGGCGCGCGAGGCGGACCTTTTCGCCCGCCTGCCGGGCGTGCTGGCCGCCGCCCTGAGGGCCCCGGCTTATGCGGCGCATCTCAAGGACATCGACCCGGCGCAGATCACCGATCGCAACGCCCTCTCGACGCTGCCGATCCTGCGCAAGGCCGACCTGCCAGCACTGCAAAAGCTCAGCCCTCCCTTCGGCGGCTTCGTCGCAGCGCCGCTCGGCTCATTTGGCCGGCTCTTCACCTCTCCGGGCCCGATCTTCGAGCCCGAAGGCACCAGCAGTGATCCCTGGGGCGCGGCCCGCGGGCTCCATGCCGCCGGCTTCCGCCGTGGCGACGTGGTGCTCAACACCTTCGGCTATCATCTCACGCCCGGCGGTTTCATCATGGATTCGGCCGCCCGCGCGCTCGGCTGCGCCGTCATCCCGGCCGGCCCCGGCAACACCGAGCAGCAGATGGAGGTGATCGCCGCCTACCAGCCGGGCTGCTATGCTGGAACGCCCGACTTCCTCAAGATCCTGATCGAAGCGGCGCAGTCGCGCGGCATCGACATCTCCTGCATCAAGCGCGCGGTCGTCTCGGGCGCGGCCTTCCCGCCGTCGCTGCAGGCCTGGGTCCGCGACCATGGCATCGATGCCTACCAGCTTTATGCGACGGCCGATGTCGGCGTGATTGCCTACGAGACCTCGGCACGAGACGGCATGGTTCTGAACGAGAACCTGATCGTCGAAATCGTCCGTCCCGGCACCGGCAACCCGGTGGAGCAGGGCGAGGTCGGCGAAATCGTGGTCACCAATCTCGATCCGCATCATCCCCAGATCAGGCTCGCCGTGGGCGACCTCACCGCCGTGATCGCCGGCGCCAGCACCTGCGGCCGCACCAATACGCGCATAAAGGGCTGGATGGGCCGGGCCGACCAGACCGCCAAGATCAAGGGCATGTTTGTCAGGCCCGAGCAGGTTGCCGAGATCGCAAAGCGCCATGCCGAGATCGCAAAGCTGCGCCTGGTCGTGGGCCGCGCCGACGAGGTCGATACGATGACGCTTCGGGCCGAGATTTATGCCGAGCCGGCCGGGCTGATCGACGCCGTCTCGTTGAGCCTGCAGCAGGTGACCAAGCTGAAAGGTACGGTCGAGGTGCTGCCGCTGGGAGCCTTACCGAACGACGGCAAGGTGATCGCGGATGAGAGGCCCGTGGGATAG
- the ung gene encoding uracil-DNA glycosylase, which produces MSGYEAALAAFLSSPASQGWRDLAVFADGTAARACAAADVERAAGHVVAPAPDKVFAALAATPFDAVRVVILGQDPYPTPGHANGLAFSYVGPTPLPRSLVNIRRELKDDLGLAAAATGDLTRWAVQGVLLLNTALTVREGAAKAGSHLALGWGRVTDAIIAAVSGKRPHAVFVLWGKPAQAKRALIEETRHLVIASAHPSPLSARRGFFGSRPFSMANEWLAARGEKPIDW; this is translated from the coding sequence ATGAGCGGCTATGAGGCGGCTCTGGCCGCCTTCCTGTCCTCGCCGGCTTCGCAGGGCTGGCGCGATCTGGCTGTGTTCGCGGATGGCACCGCCGCACGAGCCTGCGCTGCGGCCGACGTGGAACGGGCGGCGGGCCATGTCGTGGCGCCTGCGCCGGACAAGGTCTTCGCAGCGCTTGCGGCGACGCCATTCGATGCCGTGCGCGTCGTCATCCTCGGCCAGGATCCCTATCCGACGCCGGGCCATGCCAATGGACTTGCGTTCTCCTATGTCGGGCCGACGCCGCTCCCGCGCTCGCTGGTCAATATCCGGCGCGAACTGAAGGACGATCTCGGGCTCGCCGCTGCCGCGACCGGCGACCTGACGCGCTGGGCGGTGCAGGGCGTGCTGCTGCTCAACACCGCGCTTACCGTGCGCGAGGGCGCGGCCAAGGCCGGCTCGCATCTGGCGCTGGGCTGGGGCCGGGTCACCGACGCGATCATCGCTGCGGTCTCGGGCAAGCGGCCACATGCCGTGTTCGTGCTTTGGGGCAAACCGGCGCAGGCCAAGCGCGCCTTGATCGAAGAGACGCGGCATCTGGTGATCGCGAGCGCCCATCCGTCGCCGCTCTCGGCCAGACGGGGATTCTTCGGGTCGCGGCCGTTTTCAATGGCGAATGAGTGGCTGGCGGCGCGAGGGGAGAAACCCATAGACTGGTGA
- a CDS encoding bifunctional metallophosphatase/5'-nucleotidase: protein MSQLTRRKALGVLAAPAAMAATTPVAMAQIPAPAFTLLLVNDIYKMGDDRGKGGFARAAGIARAERAKGVPMLFCHAGDCYSPSLMSGFDQGAHIVEMQNKMGIDVFVPGNHEFDFGKENYLKLTAAQTYPTFAANLRDVAGNALPGHKDSQIFELGPVKVGVIGTTYDPTPQLSNPGDLKFSSTMEALRREARALKTQGADILVAVVHAARGTDNEIVRSRLVDIVLTGHDHDLAIAYDGKVVMVESNEEGNYVTAIDIAVTITGEGAARRVAWTPTFRVNDSRAATPDPDVAAIVKGYETELSKELDIDVAKLAAPLDSRTGVIRTQETAIGNLVADAIRTSTGAQLAITNAGGIRANKQYAAGQTLTRRDVLSELPFGNATVMVEITGKDVKDAIENGLRDAPQGAGRFPVVSGLSFEADLKQPQGSRVTTVTVDGKPIDPAGKYTVASNNFMLEGGDGYAALGRGKTLIGLTDGKLMANEVMVYLRRLGTVDARVEGRAVLK, encoded by the coding sequence ATGAGCCAGTTGACCCGCCGCAAGGCGCTTGGCGTGCTTGCCGCTCCCGCCGCCATGGCTGCGACGACACCGGTGGCGATGGCGCAGATTCCGGCTCCCGCCTTCACGCTGCTGCTCGTCAACGACATCTACAAGATGGGCGACGACAGGGGCAAAGGCGGCTTCGCACGGGCCGCCGGCATCGCCAGGGCGGAGCGAGCCAAGGGCGTGCCGATGCTGTTCTGCCATGCCGGCGACTGCTACTCGCCCTCGCTGATGTCGGGCTTCGACCAGGGCGCGCATATCGTGGAGATGCAGAACAAGATGGGCATCGACGTGTTCGTGCCCGGCAACCACGAATTCGACTTCGGCAAGGAGAACTATCTCAAGCTCACCGCCGCCCAGACCTATCCGACCTTTGCCGCCAATCTGCGCGATGTGGCGGGCAATGCGCTGCCCGGCCACAAGGATTCGCAGATCTTCGAACTCGGCCCGGTTAAGGTCGGCGTCATCGGCACGACCTACGATCCGACGCCGCAGCTCTCCAATCCCGGCGATCTGAAATTCTCATCGACGATGGAAGCGTTGCGGCGCGAGGCGCGAGCGCTGAAGACGCAAGGGGCCGACATCCTCGTCGCCGTGGTCCATGCCGCCCGCGGCACCGACAACGAGATCGTGCGCTCGCGCCTCGTCGATATCGTGCTGACCGGCCACGATCACGACCTCGCCATCGCCTATGACGGCAAGGTCGTGATGGTGGAGTCCAACGAGGAGGGCAACTACGTCACCGCAATCGACATCGCGGTGACGATCACGGGCGAGGGCGCCGCGCGCCGCGTCGCCTGGACGCCGACCTTTCGCGTCAACGATTCCCGGGCCGCGACGCCCGATCCGGATGTCGCAGCCATCGTGAAGGGCTACGAGACCGAGCTGTCGAAGGAGCTCGACATTGATGTCGCTAAGCTCGCGGCGCCGCTCGATTCGCGCACCGGCGTGATCCGCACGCAGGAAACCGCGATCGGCAACCTCGTCGCCGATGCGATCAGGACCTCGACCGGCGCGCAGCTCGCCATCACCAATGCCGGCGGCATCCGCGCCAACAAGCAATATGCCGCGGGGCAGACGCTGACGCGGCGCGACGTGCTCAGCGAACTCCCGTTCGGCAATGCGACGGTGATGGTCGAGATCACCGGCAAGGACGTCAAAGACGCGATCGAGAATGGGCTGAGGGATGCGCCGCAGGGGGCGGGCCGCTTCCCGGTTGTCTCCGGCCTGAGCTTTGAGGCGGATCTCAAGCAGCCGCAGGGCTCGCGCGTGACCACCGTGACGGTCGATGGCAAGCCGATCGATCCTGCGGGAAAATACACTGTCGCCTCGAACAACTTCATGCTGGAGGGCGGCGACGGCTATGCTGCGCTCGGCCGGGGCAAGACGCTGATCGGCCTGACCGACGGCAAGCTGATGGCCAATGAGGTGATGGTCTATCTGCGCCGGCTCGGCACGGTCGACGCCAGGGTCGAGGGGCGGGCCGTTCTGAAGTGA
- the hemH gene encoding ferrochelatase, translating to MTVETTPAAATQAVRIPSDHPKIRPGRIGVLMMNLGTPEGTSYWPMRAYLREFLSDRRVIETSRWLWWPLLNLVILTTRPGRKGKDYASIWNNDRDEGPLKTITRSQTEQLAARLQPLLGDRVVFDWAMRYGFPDVKSRLKALLDQGCDRILLVPLYPQYAAPTSATACDQAFRALMTMRWQPAVRVAPPYHDDPAYIKALADSMRGSLAKLDFDPEVILCSFHGMPKEYLLKGDPYHCHCAKTWRLLREELGLPAERFRLTFQSRFGPDEWLKPYTDETVIALAKSGTKSLAIVAPGFSADCLETLEELDVENREFFMHNGGEKFAYLPCLNDSQEGIDALEATVRRELMGWT from the coding sequence ATGACAGTCGAGACCACGCCGGCCGCCGCAACGCAGGCTGTCCGGATCCCTTCGGATCATCCCAAAATCCGGCCCGGACGCATCGGCGTGCTGATGATGAATCTCGGCACTCCGGAGGGGACGAGCTATTGGCCCATGCGCGCCTATCTGAGGGAATTCCTCTCCGACCGCCGTGTCATCGAGACCTCGCGCTGGCTCTGGTGGCCGCTCCTCAACCTCGTGATCCTGACGACGCGGCCCGGCCGGAAAGGCAAGGACTACGCCTCGATCTGGAACAACGACCGTGACGAGGGACCGCTGAAGACGATTACCCGTTCGCAGACGGAACAGCTCGCCGCGCGGTTGCAGCCGTTGCTGGGTGATCGCGTCGTCTTCGACTGGGCGATGCGCTATGGCTTCCCCGATGTGAAGAGCCGGCTGAAGGCCCTGCTCGACCAGGGTTGCGACCGTATCCTGCTGGTGCCGCTCTATCCGCAATATGCCGCCCCAACCTCGGCGACCGCCTGCGACCAGGCGTTTCGCGCGTTGATGACGATGCGCTGGCAGCCGGCTGTCCGCGTCGCCCCGCCCTATCACGACGACCCGGCCTACATCAAAGCGCTGGCCGACTCGATGCGCGGTTCGCTCGCGAAGCTCGATTTCGATCCGGAGGTCATCCTCTGCTCCTTCCATGGCATGCCGAAGGAGTATCTGCTCAAGGGCGACCCCTATCACTGCCATTGCGCCAAGACCTGGCGGCTGCTGCGCGAGGAACTGGGACTGCCGGCCGAGCGCTTCCGCCTGACGTTCCAGTCGCGCTTCGGGCCGGACGAATGGCTGAAGCCCTATACCGACGAAACCGTCATCGCGCTGGCGAAATCCGGCACGAAATCACTGGCGATCGTCGCCCCTGGCTTCTCGGCCGACTGCCTGGAAACGCTCGAGGAGCTCGACGTCGAGAACCGCGAATTCTTCATGCACAATGGCGGCGAAAAATTCGCCTATTTGCCCTGCCTGAACGATTCGCAGGAAGGCATCGACGCGCTGGAGGCGACGGTGCGGCGCGAACTTATGGGCTGGACGTAG
- a CDS encoding TorF family putative porin — MAFDFYRSSVAGIALSLVAFAGAAQASDLPSKKGAPLAPVPPAITWIDAAISIKGVTDYNFRGISQTDRKPGVQGSVELQFYDNLFYAGVFGANVDLATSPPAEIDFFGGIRPKFGPLSFDLGVIQYYYPNEKQYIDNAGVIWTPRNTDFTELVGKVSYNWEDKVTVGANVFYAWDWLGTGANGTYASVTAKYTLPFLEGLAVSGEFGRYWLGTTDAYLGSIRLPDYNYWNAGLSYTYKNLTADLRYHDTNLSKTSCFLLTSDPRGITRGNAGGIYGSKWCNPTVVATLSFDITASSIGIFAPK; from the coding sequence ATGGCTTTTGATTTTTACCGTTCTTCAGTGGCTGGCATTGCCCTGTCGCTTGTCGCGTTCGCGGGAGCTGCGCAGGCTTCGGATCTTCCGAGCAAGAAGGGCGCACCTCTCGCTCCCGTTCCGCCGGCGATCACCTGGATCGATGCGGCGATCAGCATCAAGGGCGTGACCGACTATAACTTCCGCGGTATCTCGCAGACGGATCGCAAGCCCGGCGTGCAGGGTTCGGTCGAACTGCAGTTCTACGACAACCTGTTCTATGCCGGCGTGTTCGGCGCCAATGTCGATCTGGCCACCAGCCCCCCGGCGGAAATCGACTTCTTCGGCGGTATCCGTCCGAAGTTCGGTCCGCTCAGCTTCGATCTCGGCGTGATCCAGTACTACTATCCGAACGAGAAGCAGTATATCGACAACGCGGGCGTGATCTGGACCCCGCGCAACACCGATTTCACCGAACTCGTCGGCAAGGTCTCCTATAACTGGGAAGACAAGGTGACGGTCGGCGCCAACGTCTTCTATGCATGGGATTGGCTCGGTACGGGTGCCAACGGCACCTACGCCTCGGTGACGGCCAAGTACACCCTGCCGTTCCTCGAAGGCCTTGCAGTCTCCGGTGAGTTCGGCCGCTACTGGCTGGGCACCACGGATGCCTATCTCGGCTCGATCCGGCTACCCGATTACAACTACTGGAACGCCGGCCTCTCCTACACCTACAAGAACCTGACGGCCGACCTGCGCTACCACGACACCAACCTGTCGAAGACGAGCTGCTTCCTGCTGACCTCCGACCCTCGCGGCATCACCCGCGGCAATGCCGGCGGCATCTACGGCTCGAAGTGGTGCAACCCGACCGTGGTCGCGACCTTGTCCTTCGACATCACCGCGAGCAGCATCGGCATCTTCGCGCCGAAGTGA